A stretch of the Elephas maximus indicus isolate mEleMax1 chromosome 3, mEleMax1 primary haplotype, whole genome shotgun sequence genome encodes the following:
- the PEA15 gene encoding astrocytic phosphoprotein PEA-15: MAEYGTLLQDLTNNITLEDLEQLKSACKEDIPSEKSEEITTGSAWFSFLESHNKLDKDNLSYIEHIFEISRRPDLLTMVVDYRTRVLKISEEDELDTKLTRIPSAKKYKDIIRQPSEEEIIKLAPPPKKA; this comes from the exons ATGGCCGAGTACGGGACCCTCCTCCAGGACCTGACCAACAACATCACCCTTGAGGATCTGGAGCAGCTCAAGTCAGCCTGCAAGGAGGACATCCCCAGCGAGAAGAGCGAGGAGATCACCACTGGCAGTGCCTGGTTCAGCTTCCTGGAGAGCCACAACAAGCTGGACAAAG ACAACCTCTCCTACATTGAGCACATCTTTGAGATCTCCCGCCGTCCTGACCTACTCACTATGGTGGTTGACTATAGGACTCGTGTGCTGAAGATCTCTGAGGAGGATGAGCTGGACACCAAGCTAACCCGTATTCCCAGTGCCAAGAAGTACAAAG ACATTATCCGGCAGCCTTCTGAGGAAGAGATCATCAAATTGGCCCCCCCACCGAAGAAGGCCTGA
- the CASQ1 gene encoding calsequestrin-1, with the protein MSATDRMGARVLSGLRLALLLLLVLGTPQSGVQGEEGLDFPQYDGVDRVINVNAKNYKNVFKKYEVLALLYHEPPAEDKASQRQFEMEELTLELAAQVLEDKGVGFGLVDSEKDAAVAKKLGLIEEDSIYVFKGDEVIEYDGEFSADTLVEFLLDVLEDPVEFIEGEKELQAFENIEDEIKLIGYFKNKDSEHFKAYEDAAEEFHPYIPFFATFDSKVAKKLTLKLNEIDFYEAFTEEPVTIPDKPNSEEEIVSFVEKHRRSTLRKLKPESMYETWEDDLDGIHIVAFAEEADPDGYEFLETLKSVAQDNTDNPDLSILWIDPDDFPLLVPYWEKTFDIDLSAPQIGVVNVTDADSIWMEMDNEEDLPSAEELEDWLEDVLAGEINTEDDDDDDDD; encoded by the exons ATGAGTGCAACGGACAGGATGGGGGCCAGAGTGTTGTCAGGTCTGCGGCTGGCACTGCTCCTACTGCTGGTGCTAGGGACACCCCAGTCAGGGGTGCAGGGGGAGGAAGGGCTGGACTTCCCCCAGTACGATGGTGTGGACCGTGTGATCAATGTCAATGCAAAGAACTACAAGAATGTGTTCAAGAAATATGAGGTGCTGGCACTGCTCTATCATGAGCCCCCCGCGGAAGACAAAGCCTCACAAAGGCAGTTCGAGATGGAGGAGCTTACCCTGGAG TTAGCAGCCCAAGTCCTAGAAGACAAGGGTGTTGGCTTCGGGCTGGTGGACTCTGAGAAGGATGCAGCTGTGGCCAAGAAACTAG GATTAATTGAAGAGGACAGCATTTATGTGTTCAAGGGAGATGAAGTCATTGAGTATGACGGCGAGTTTTCTGCTGACACCCTAGTGGAGTTTCTGCTTGAT GTCCTAGAGGATCCTGTGGAGTTCATTGAGGGTGAAAAAGAGCTGCAGGCATTTGAGAATATCGAAGATGAGATCAAACTCATTGGCTACTTCAAGAACAAAGACTCAGAGC ATTTCAAAGCCTACGAGGACGCAGCCGAGGAGTTTCATCCCTACATCCCCTTCTTCGCCACCTTCGACAGCAAG GTGGCGAAGAAGCTGACCCTGAAGTTGAATGAAATCGATTTCTATGAGGCCTTCACGGAAGAACCGGTGACCATCCCAGACAAGCCCAATAGCGAAGAGGAGATTGTCAGCTTCGTGGAGAAGCACAGGAG ATCaaccctgaggaaactgaagcctgaGAGTATGTATGAGACCTGG GAGGATGACCTGGATGGAATCCACATTGTGGCCTTTGCAGAGGAAGCTGATCCTG ATGGCTATGAATTCTTAGAGACACTCAAGTCTGTGGCCCAAGATAACACTGACAACCCTGATCTTAGCATCCTCTGGATTGACCCTGATGACTTCCCTCTG CTGGTACCATACTGGGAGAAGACGTTTGACATCGACTTGTCAGCTCCACAAATAGGAGTTGTCAACGTTACTGAT GCGGATAGCATATGGATGGAGATGGACAACGAGGAGGACCTGCCTTCAGCTGAGGAGCTGGAGGACTGGTTGGAGGACGTGCTGGCGGGCGAGATCAACACAGAAGATGATGACGATGACGATGATGACTAG